A part of Jiangella alba genomic DNA contains:
- a CDS encoding carbohydrate ABC transporter permease, which produces MTTTTADRQSQADGASTGGGAVPTARGRRRERHHWRRRRKEYALFLLMISPNLLIIGTFDYWPVIYNAWLSLTRWNMLSGTPRYVGLQNYENLFSSSSFHGILWNTLTFSAAIVIGSVILGLAVALLFDQKLRGRGIVRTAAFAPHIVSGAAVATLWLFIFDPAYGLTRVVLDPFGVASPRWVNDADWAMIALIIAYLWKGLGFVAIVYLAGLQNLPEELYEAAKLDGAGTWTTFRRITLPLLSPVTFFVLVTSIIGTFQAYDMIAVLTGGGPGDATTTLSWYVYQQGFRASDAGTAAAAAMLLFFILLIVTGLQTRFVQRKVHYT; this is translated from the coding sequence GTGACCACCACCACCGCCGATCGGCAGAGCCAGGCCGACGGCGCGAGCACGGGCGGCGGCGCCGTTCCGACGGCGCGCGGCCGCCGCCGGGAGCGGCACCACTGGCGCCGTCGCCGCAAGGAGTACGCGCTCTTCCTGCTGATGATCTCGCCGAACCTGCTGATCATCGGCACCTTCGACTACTGGCCCGTCATCTACAACGCGTGGCTGAGCCTGACCCGCTGGAACATGCTGTCCGGCACGCCGCGGTACGTGGGCCTGCAGAACTACGAGAACCTGTTCAGCAGCTCCAGCTTCCACGGGATCCTGTGGAACACCCTGACGTTCAGCGCGGCGATCGTGATCGGCAGCGTCATCCTCGGCCTCGCCGTCGCGCTGCTGTTCGACCAGAAGCTGCGCGGCCGGGGCATCGTCCGGACCGCCGCGTTCGCTCCGCACATCGTCAGCGGCGCCGCCGTCGCGACGCTGTGGCTGTTCATCTTCGACCCGGCCTACGGGCTGACGCGGGTGGTGCTCGACCCGTTCGGGGTGGCGTCGCCGAGATGGGTGAACGACGCGGACTGGGCGATGATCGCGCTGATCATCGCGTACCTGTGGAAGGGCCTCGGGTTCGTCGCGATCGTGTACCTCGCCGGGCTGCAGAACCTCCCAGAAGAACTGTACGAGGCGGCCAAGCTCGACGGCGCCGGCACGTGGACGACGTTCCGGCGGATCACGCTGCCGCTGTTGTCGCCGGTGACGTTCTTCGTGCTGGTCACGTCGATCATCGGCACGTTCCAGGCGTACGACATGATCGCCGTCCTCACCGGTGGAGGACCGGGCGACGCCACGACCACCTTGTCGTGGTACGTCTACCAGCAGGGCTTCCGCGCCTCTGACGCCGGCACCGCCGCCGCGGCCGCCATGCTGCTGTTCTTCATCCTCCTCATCGTCACGGGCCTGCAGACCAGGTTCGTCCAGCGCAAGGTGCACTACACATGA
- a CDS encoding carbohydrate ABC transporter permease: MTAARLRRVLLYAGLVAVGLLFIGPMYWLFSSALKESGDIYQFPPRWLPGWHFENFAEAWRAAPFGDFFVNSVIVTAGGATIKLVNATLTAYAFVFLRFPYKNVIFLVMLGALMVPNNVTLIVNYITVSNLGWINTYLGLIVPSAGSVFGMFLLRQYMLTLPGDIVEAARVDGAGHLRIMWQVVLPMCKPMLVTVGIIAVVDMWNDFIWPLIVTNTVEMRTLPIGLLYLRSNEGYANWGAIMAGTVMVALPMLILFLLAQRQITRGLTGGAVKG; this comes from the coding sequence ATGACCGCCGCACGGTTGCGACGGGTGCTGCTGTACGCCGGCCTGGTGGCCGTCGGGCTGCTGTTCATCGGCCCGATGTACTGGCTGTTCTCGTCGGCTCTCAAAGAATCTGGCGACATCTACCAGTTCCCGCCCCGCTGGCTGCCCGGCTGGCACTTCGAGAACTTCGCCGAGGCGTGGCGGGCCGCCCCGTTCGGCGACTTCTTCGTCAACTCCGTCATCGTCACCGCGGGCGGCGCCACCATCAAGCTGGTCAACGCGACGCTCACGGCGTACGCGTTCGTGTTCCTGCGGTTCCCCTACAAGAACGTGATCTTCCTGGTGATGCTCGGCGCGCTGATGGTGCCGAACAACGTCACGTTGATCGTCAACTACATCACCGTGTCGAACCTCGGCTGGATCAACACCTACCTGGGGCTGATCGTGCCCAGCGCCGGCTCGGTGTTCGGCATGTTCCTGCTGCGCCAGTACATGCTCACGCTGCCCGGCGACATCGTCGAGGCGGCGCGGGTGGACGGCGCGGGGCACCTGCGCATCATGTGGCAGGTCGTGCTGCCGATGTGCAAGCCGATGCTGGTCACGGTCGGCATCATCGCCGTCGTCGACATGTGGAACGACTTCATCTGGCCGCTGATCGTCACCAACACCGTCGAGATGCGGACGCTGCCCATCGGACTGCTCTACCTGCGCTCCAACGAGGGCTACGCGAACTGGGGCGCGATCATGGCCGGCACGGTGATGGTCGCACTCCCGATGCTCATCCTCTTCCTCCTCGCCCAGCGGCAGATCACCCGCGGGCTGACCGGCGGGGCCGTCAAGGGCTGA
- a CDS encoding ABC transporter substrate-binding protein, with product MRHRTVLRPSQPSRRDFLAMAAAAGVAVPLLGCAGGVTDDGGSDDGTGDPGGNLDQVDISPPSQYAGRVNVAMWSAMSGVNGEALAALVESFNQSQEDIYAEVQFQGAYPESASKLTAALRAGAVPDVMMLADTFWGRFLINDALEPLNGYFGDDFGRDDYVEALYDEGLVGDELYWLSFGRSTPLFYYNKTVFQQLGLPDRGPETWTELREWSAEISQLSVNGQPLKAHAFTGDDDWQFMAATWQFGGKLSEGLDVTIDSGGAVDAARWHQEYIFQDNYGYLAQAAGTDFGTGVVATAITSTGGLRGIYEASASAGFEVGTAFLPKEVDSGVPTGGMGFSLLKGAAKERKDAAFELLKFLGQPENAAEWTLATGYLPIVKASMDVPDLADTLASDPNFNVAVEQLPEAKGSDAIRSYLPNGTDLIISGLQRIYSDGSEDPQDVFDEVAEQLRQGVEDIRPAYEEYFG from the coding sequence ATGCGACACCGCACCGTACTGCGACCCTCCCAGCCGAGCCGACGCGACTTCCTCGCCATGGCGGCGGCCGCCGGCGTCGCCGTCCCGCTGCTCGGCTGCGCGGGCGGCGTCACCGACGACGGCGGCAGCGACGACGGCACCGGCGACCCCGGCGGCAATCTCGACCAGGTCGACATCAGCCCGCCGTCGCAGTACGCCGGCCGCGTCAACGTCGCCATGTGGAGCGCGATGAGCGGCGTCAACGGCGAGGCGCTGGCCGCGCTGGTGGAGAGCTTCAACCAGTCGCAGGAGGACATCTACGCCGAGGTCCAGTTCCAGGGCGCGTACCCGGAGTCGGCGTCGAAACTCACCGCCGCGCTGCGGGCCGGCGCCGTCCCTGACGTCATGATGCTCGCCGACACGTTCTGGGGCCGCTTCCTCATCAATGACGCGCTGGAGCCGCTGAACGGCTACTTCGGCGACGACTTCGGCCGCGACGACTACGTCGAGGCCCTCTACGACGAGGGGCTGGTCGGCGACGAGCTGTACTGGCTGTCGTTCGGTCGCAGCACGCCGCTGTTCTACTACAACAAGACGGTGTTCCAGCAGCTCGGCCTGCCCGACCGCGGTCCCGAGACGTGGACGGAGCTACGCGAGTGGTCGGCGGAGATCTCGCAGCTCAGCGTCAACGGCCAGCCGCTGAAGGCGCACGCGTTCACCGGTGACGACGACTGGCAGTTCATGGCCGCGACCTGGCAGTTCGGCGGCAAGCTGTCCGAGGGCCTGGACGTCACCATCGACTCCGGCGGCGCCGTCGACGCGGCCCGCTGGCACCAGGAGTACATCTTCCAGGACAACTACGGCTACCTCGCGCAGGCGGCCGGCACCGACTTCGGCACCGGCGTCGTCGCCACCGCGATCACGTCGACCGGCGGGCTGCGCGGCATCTACGAGGCGTCCGCCAGCGCCGGGTTCGAGGTCGGCACCGCGTTCCTGCCGAAGGAGGTGGACAGCGGCGTGCCGACCGGCGGCATGGGGTTCTCGCTGCTCAAGGGTGCCGCGAAGGAGCGGAAGGACGCCGCGTTCGAGCTGCTGAAGTTCCTCGGCCAGCCCGAGAACGCCGCCGAGTGGACGCTCGCGACCGGCTACCTGCCGATCGTCAAGGCCTCGATGGACGTCCCCGATCTCGCGGACACCCTGGCCAGCGACCCGAACTTCAACGTCGCCGTCGAGCAGCTGCCCGAGGCGAAGGGCAGCGACGCGATCCGGTCCTACCTGCCCAACGGCACCGACCTCATCATCAGCGGCCTGCAGCGCATCTACAGCGACGGCAGCGAGGACCCGCAGGACGTGTTCGACGAGGTCGCCGAGCAGCTGCGGCAGGGCGTCGAGGACATCCGGCCCGCCTACGAGGAGTACTTCGGCTGA
- a CDS encoding glycerophosphodiester phosphodiesterase, protein MTLSVCAHRGSPSVLPENTVGSFLQAVEEGADEIELDLRLSADGRLVVMHDATVDRTTDGTGAVAELTLRQLQALDAGGGAWIPSFEEVLDGVGARLQVEIKAPEAAGPLAELLRDRPDDLARISPCCFDPDVVAELVRLFPDAPVGLIASGGSAESLDRAVELGASRVLFGWAGTDRALVEKAQAHGLEFSVWLVNTPEQLRDAQALGVDGFTTDETAVIAAELARIEEAAS, encoded by the coding sequence ATGACGCTGAGCGTGTGCGCGCACCGCGGGTCGCCGTCGGTGCTGCCGGAGAACACCGTCGGGTCGTTCCTGCAGGCGGTCGAGGAGGGCGCCGACGAGATCGAGCTGGACCTGCGGCTGTCGGCCGACGGGCGGCTGGTCGTCATGCACGACGCGACGGTCGACCGGACGACGGACGGCACCGGCGCCGTCGCGGAGCTGACGCTGCGGCAGCTCCAGGCGCTCGACGCCGGCGGCGGCGCGTGGATCCCGTCGTTCGAGGAGGTGCTGGACGGCGTCGGCGCGCGGCTGCAGGTGGAGATCAAGGCGCCGGAGGCGGCCGGCCCGCTCGCCGAGCTGCTGCGTGACCGTCCCGACGACCTCGCCCGCATCTCGCCGTGCTGCTTCGACCCGGACGTCGTCGCCGAACTGGTGCGGCTGTTCCCGGACGCGCCGGTCGGGCTGATCGCGTCCGGCGGGTCCGCCGAGTCGCTCGATCGCGCCGTCGAGCTGGGTGCGTCGCGTGTGTTGTTCGGCTGGGCCGGCACCGACCGCGCGCTGGTCGAGAAGGCGCAGGCCCACGGCCTGGAGTTCAGCGTCTGGCTGGTCAACACGCCGGAGCAGCTGCGCGACGCGCAGGCCCTCGGCGTCGACGGGTTCACCACCGACGAGACGGCCGTCATCGCGGCCGAGCTCGCACGGATCGAGGAGGCGGCATCATGA
- a CDS encoding RidA family protein, which yields MPMQLINPPGLPQPPTYSQVVVATGSRQVVVAGQVPCDATGALVGAGDLAAQTEQTLRNVATALAAAGATFADVVRLGIFVAGYDEHSLEQVHAGLVAASDVAVRPDGPPAATLVGVAALAFPGQLIEIEATAVLP from the coding sequence ATGCCGATGCAGTTGATCAACCCGCCCGGGCTCCCCCAGCCGCCCACCTATTCCCAGGTCGTCGTCGCCACCGGCTCGCGTCAGGTCGTCGTCGCGGGCCAGGTGCCGTGCGACGCCACCGGCGCGCTGGTGGGCGCGGGCGACCTCGCCGCGCAGACCGAGCAGACGCTGCGCAACGTCGCCACGGCGCTCGCGGCGGCCGGCGCCACCTTCGCCGACGTCGTCCGGCTCGGCATCTTCGTCGCCGGCTACGACGAGCACAGCCTCGAGCAGGTCCACGCCGGCCTGGTCGCCGCCTCCGACGTCGCCGTCCGCCCCGACGGCCCGCCCGCGGCCACGCTGGTCGGCGTGGCGGCGCTGGCGTTTCCCGGGCAGCTGATCGAGATCGAGGCGACCGCCGTCCTGCCCTGA
- a CDS encoding YnfA family protein → MTVARSIALFLLAAVAEIGGAWLVWQGVREHRGLLWTGFGVIALGLYGFVATLQPDAHFGRVLAAYGGVFVAGSLAWAMVADGFRPDRYDVIGAAICIVGVAIIMYAPRHS, encoded by the coding sequence ATGACTGTCGCCCGTTCCATCGCCCTGTTCCTGCTGGCCGCCGTCGCCGAGATCGGCGGCGCGTGGCTGGTCTGGCAGGGCGTGCGCGAGCACCGCGGCCTGCTCTGGACCGGCTTCGGCGTCATCGCGCTCGGCCTCTACGGGTTCGTCGCGACGCTGCAGCCCGACGCGCACTTCGGCCGGGTGCTGGCCGCGTACGGCGGCGTGTTCGTGGCCGGCTCGCTGGCCTGGGCGATGGTGGCCGACGGGTTCCGGCCGGACCGCTACGACGTGATCGGCGCGGCGATCTGCATCGTCGGCGTCGCGATCATCATGTACGCGCCTCGTCACTCGTGA
- a CDS encoding GNAT family N-acetyltransferase: protein MTEVMTEPKHVSIVQLNKAALTALAAGDLVAANQESPIRLTPYCAGPHWSSVWRMRSEQVATDPASAAWITGIVWDDDRQLAVGRAGFHGPPDGDGRVEVGYAIDPAHRRRGYARAALELMLDRAAHDPQVRIVRATVSPTNLASRNLVGQYGFVQVGEQLDPEDGLETIYEITSDEART from the coding sequence ATGACCGAAGTGATGACCGAGCCGAAGCACGTCAGCATCGTGCAGTTGAACAAGGCCGCGTTGACGGCCCTCGCCGCGGGCGATCTCGTCGCGGCCAACCAGGAGTCGCCGATCCGGCTGACGCCGTACTGTGCCGGCCCGCACTGGAGCAGCGTGTGGCGCATGCGCAGCGAGCAGGTCGCCACCGACCCCGCCAGCGCCGCCTGGATCACCGGCATCGTCTGGGACGACGATCGCCAGCTGGCCGTGGGGCGGGCCGGCTTCCACGGACCGCCGGACGGCGACGGGCGGGTCGAGGTCGGCTACGCGATCGACCCCGCCCACCGTCGCCGCGGGTATGCCCGGGCCGCGTTGGAGCTGATGCTCGACCGCGCCGCCCACGACCCGCAGGTGCGCATCGTCCGGGCCACCGTCAGCCCGACGAACCTGGCCTCGCGCAATCTCGTGGGGCAGTACGGGTTCGTCCAGGTCGGCGAGCAGCTGGACCCCGAGGACGGCCTCGAGACGATCTACGAGATCACGAGTGACGAGGCGCGTACATGA
- a CDS encoding ArsR/SmtB family transcription factor codes for MDDDVFRALGDPSRRALLDSLNRDNGQTLRQLCAGLDMARQSVSKHLAVLEAAGLVTTERRGREKHHFLNAEPINAIADRWISRYHRGRVQALADLKTALEATPVSDTQFTYTTFIRTTPEQLWQALTDKAFTSRYWGATFDTDWQAGSPMVWHEAGATIADDEQRVLEADPFRRLSYTWHTFTPEFAAAHGLDPDKVAAMAKEPRSKVTFDLEQRGDLVRLTVIHDGFEPGSQVLQDISGGWPELIASLKTLMETGEPLPSGT; via the coding sequence ATGGACGACGACGTGTTCCGGGCGCTGGGCGACCCGAGTCGCCGGGCGCTGCTGGACAGCCTGAACCGCGACAACGGCCAGACGCTGCGTCAGCTCTGCGCGGGCCTCGACATGGCCCGTCAGTCGGTCAGCAAGCACCTCGCCGTCCTCGAGGCCGCCGGCCTCGTCACCACCGAGAGGCGCGGCCGTGAGAAGCACCACTTCCTCAACGCCGAGCCGATCAACGCCATCGCGGACCGGTGGATCAGCCGGTACCACCGCGGGCGCGTCCAGGCACTCGCCGACCTCAAGACCGCATTGGAGGCCACTCCCGTGAGCGACACCCAGTTCACCTACACCACGTTCATCCGCACGACGCCGGAGCAGCTCTGGCAGGCACTCACCGACAAGGCGTTCACCAGCCGCTACTGGGGCGCCACCTTCGACACCGACTGGCAGGCCGGCTCGCCGATGGTCTGGCACGAGGCCGGCGCGACGATCGCCGACGACGAGCAGCGCGTGCTCGAGGCCGACCCCTTCCGGCGGCTGTCCTACACGTGGCACACGTTCACGCCCGAGTTCGCCGCCGCCCACGGGCTGGACCCGGACAAGGTCGCCGCGATGGCGAAGGAGCCGCGCTCCAAGGTCACGTTCGACCTCGAGCAGCGGGGCGACCTGGTTCGGCTGACGGTGATCCACGACGGCTTCGAGCCGGGCAGCCAGGTCCTGCAGGACATCAGCGGCGGCTGGCCGGAGCTCATCGCCAGCCTGAAGACGCTGATGGAGACCGGCGAGCCGCTGCCGTCCGGCACCTGA
- a CDS encoding AAA family ATPase, producing MAAALLDPPRGVLIVTGLPGAGKTTVTRLVAARYARSARLDGDVMADLVVNGRVSVIGEPRDESRRQLMLRARNLCSLAGNFAAAGFLPVIDHVVPNRDVLDAMTAWLAPLPVRFVVLAPSLDVCRRRNAARAPEEQVHYDYSGLAAEMDHSLAGAGWWLDSSAQTPDETAADIVRHAAAKAVVA from the coding sequence ATGGCTGCTGCGCTGCTGGACCCGCCCCGGGGTGTGCTGATCGTCACCGGACTGCCGGGCGCCGGCAAGACGACGGTGACGCGGCTGGTCGCCGCCCGGTACGCGCGCTCCGCCCGCCTCGACGGCGACGTCATGGCCGACCTCGTCGTCAACGGGCGCGTCAGCGTGATCGGCGAGCCGCGCGACGAGTCACGGCGGCAGTTGATGCTGCGGGCGCGGAACCTGTGCTCGCTGGCCGGCAACTTCGCCGCCGCCGGGTTCCTGCCCGTCATCGACCACGTCGTGCCGAACCGGGACGTGCTCGACGCGATGACCGCGTGGCTCGCGCCGCTCCCCGTCCGCTTCGTCGTCCTCGCGCCGTCGCTCGACGTCTGCCGCCGGCGCAACGCCGCCCGTGCGCCCGAGGAGCAGGTCCATTACGACTACAGCGGCCTCGCCGCCGAGATGGACCACTCCCTCGCCGGGGCCGGCTGGTGGCTCGACTCCTCGGCCCAGACCCCCGACGAGACCGCCGCCGACATCGTCAGGCATGCCGCCGCGAAGGCCGTCGTCGCCTGA
- a CDS encoding UTRA domain-containing protein — MRDRPIVRSGITRLSKDTWGSGRGIWDAESEQRTLTVDNVTVTEEEAGGPVAVALGLDDGGTVLVRRRRYLLDGRPVMVATSSFPAELARGTAIANEDTGPGGVYARLAELGHEPAHFTEDVRARMPRSDDADALDVDAGAPLFVVVRVAFTAARRAVEVNEMTLDASAYVLRYEFDA; from the coding sequence ATGAGGGACCGGCCGATCGTGCGGTCCGGGATCACCCGGCTCTCCAAGGACACGTGGGGCAGCGGCCGGGGCATCTGGGACGCCGAGAGCGAGCAGCGCACGCTCACCGTCGACAACGTCACCGTCACCGAGGAAGAGGCCGGCGGACCGGTCGCGGTCGCCCTCGGCCTCGACGACGGCGGCACCGTGCTCGTGCGGCGCCGCCGCTACCTCCTCGACGGCCGGCCGGTCATGGTCGCGACCTCGTCCTTCCCCGCCGAGCTCGCCCGCGGCACCGCGATCGCCAACGAGGACACCGGCCCGGGCGGCGTCTATGCGCGGCTGGCCGAGCTCGGGCACGAGCCGGCGCATTTCACCGAGGACGTCCGGGCCCGGATGCCCCGTAGCGACGACGCCGACGCACTGGACGTCGACGCCGGCGCGCCGCTGTTCGTCGTCGTCCGCGTCGCGTTCACCGCCGCCCGTCGCGCCGTCGAGGTGAACGAGATGACGCTCGACGCGTCGGCGTACGTGCTCAGGTACGAGTTCGACGCCTGA
- the tig gene encoding trigger factor — protein MKSVVETLNPTRVRLAVEVPFAELESNIQSAYKRIAAQVTVPGFRKGKVPPMVIDQRIGRPVVLEEAVNEAIPQIYQDAMRENELTPLAQPEIDQPQFGEGEDLKFTAEVTVKPKIELPEWEGLEVQVDDIAASDDDISERLDVLRARFGTLVTVERAAANDDFVQIDLNATSDGEPVEGGQASGVSYQIGRGGMIEGLDEALAGLTAGETKSFRTTLVGTHEGEEVDVEVTVNAVKEQQLPELDDEFAQLASEFDTLDELRDDIREQALNSKRIEQAMAARDKVLEQLIGNAGDIPLPEELITQQVEDHLADGHGDDDHRAEFEQNLRGNLTQQFVLDELVKAESIEVSQDELSSYIIQQAMRSRIDPNQLAQQLVDQGNLPSVVADVARGKALALAVEKANVTDASGNAVELNRLREDGTLAEPGEVEGVAAPAVDGSFEFAELDADQDAEAADAADAAEEAEAGDAEAADADEADKKD, from the coding sequence GTGAAGAGCGTCGTCGAGACCCTCAACCCGACCAGGGTCCGGCTCGCGGTCGAGGTTCCCTTCGCCGAGCTTGAGTCGAACATCCAGTCCGCTTACAAGCGCATCGCCGCCCAGGTGACGGTGCCGGGCTTCCGCAAGGGCAAGGTCCCGCCGATGGTCATCGACCAGCGCATCGGGCGGCCGGTGGTGCTGGAGGAGGCCGTCAACGAGGCCATCCCGCAGATCTACCAGGACGCCATGCGCGAGAACGAGTTGACGCCGCTGGCGCAGCCCGAGATCGACCAGCCGCAGTTCGGCGAGGGCGAGGACCTCAAGTTCACCGCCGAGGTCACGGTCAAGCCGAAGATCGAGCTGCCCGAGTGGGAAGGCCTGGAGGTCCAGGTCGACGACATCGCGGCGAGCGACGACGACATCAGCGAGCGGCTCGACGTGCTGCGGGCGCGGTTCGGCACGCTGGTGACGGTCGAGCGGGCGGCGGCGAACGACGACTTCGTCCAGATCGACCTCAACGCCACCAGCGACGGCGAGCCGGTCGAGGGCGGGCAGGCCAGCGGCGTCTCGTACCAGATCGGCCGCGGCGGCATGATCGAAGGCCTGGACGAGGCCCTGGCCGGCCTCACGGCGGGCGAGACCAAGAGCTTCCGCACCACGCTCGTCGGCACCCACGAGGGCGAAGAGGTCGACGTCGAGGTGACGGTGAACGCCGTCAAGGAGCAGCAGCTGCCCGAGCTGGACGACGAGTTCGCCCAGCTGGCCAGCGAGTTCGACACCCTCGACGAGCTGCGCGACGACATCCGCGAGCAGGCGCTGAACAGCAAGCGCATCGAGCAGGCCATGGCGGCCCGCGACAAGGTGCTCGAGCAGCTCATCGGCAACGCCGGCGACATCCCGCTGCCCGAGGAGCTCATCACCCAGCAGGTCGAGGACCACCTCGCCGACGGCCACGGCGACGACGACCACCGGGCCGAGTTCGAGCAGAACCTGCGCGGCAACCTCACCCAGCAGTTCGTCCTCGACGAGCTGGTGAAGGCCGAGAGCATCGAGGTCTCGCAGGACGAGCTCAGCTCGTACATCATCCAGCAGGCCATGCGCTCGCGCATCGACCCCAACCAGCTCGCCCAGCAGCTGGTCGACCAGGGCAACCTCCCCTCCGTCGTCGCCGACGTGGCGCGCGGCAAGGCGCTGGCCCTCGCGGTCGAGAAGGCCAACGTCACCGACGCCTCCGGCAACGCCGTCGAGCTGAACCGGCTGCGCGAGGACGGCACCCTGGCCGAGCCCGGCGAGGTCGAGGGCGTCGCCGCCCCGGCGGTCGACGGCTCGTTCGAGTTCGCCGAGCTGGACGCGGACCAGGACGCCGAGGCGGCGGACGCCGCCGACGCGGCTGAGGAGGCCGAGGCCGGCGACGCCGAAGCGGCCGACGCCGACGAGGCCGACAAGAAGGACTGA